A stretch of DNA from Pseudomonas sp. HN11:
CGAACTCCTCCACCTCCAGGAAACCCCACAGATCGCTCTGATAGATCTGCTTGGCGTACATTTCGAACACCTGGCCCTGGTTGAGGAAAATCACCTTGTAGATTGGAGCTTCACGTTTGGTCATGGTGGGCGAATAACACATAGGGGATATAAAAGAGGGCGCGAACTATAGCATGGCACCCGATGCACAACGCTAGGAACCAATGGACATGCCCCCTATAATGCGCGGTTCTTTACCACCAGTTGACGATTCCCATGGCCAAGAAGCTTTACATCGAAACCCACGGTTGCCAGATGAACGAGTACGACAGCTCGCGCATGGTCGATCTGCTGGGCGAACACCAGGCCCTGGAAGTCACCGCCCGCGCCGAAGATGCCGACGTGATCCTGCTCAATACCTGCTCGATCCGCGAGCGGGCCCAGGACCGTGTGTACTCGCAACTGGGCCGCTGGCGCGAGTTGAAACTGGCCAACCCGGACATGGTAATCGCCGTCGGCGGTTGCGTGGCCAGCCAGGAAGGCGCCGCGATCCGCGACCGCGCGCCGTATGTCGATGTGGTCTTCGGCCCGCAGACCCTGCACCGCTTGCCGGAAATGATCGACGCCGCGCGCTTCACCAAGCTGCCGCAGGTCGACGTGTCGTTCCCGGAGATCGAAAAATTCGACCACTTGCCCGAGCCACGTATCGATGGGCCAAGCGCCTACGTGTCGGTCATGGAAGGCTGCAGCAAGTACTGCACCTTCTGCGTAGTGCCTTACACCCGAGGCGAAGAAGTCAGCCGGCCGTTTGACGACGTGCTGTCGGAAATCATCCACCTGGCCGAAAACGGCGTGCGCGAAGTGACCCTGCTGGGCCAGAACGTCAACGGCTATCGCGGCCTGACAGAAGACGGCCGCCTGGCCGACCTGGCGGAGCTGATCCGCGTGGTGGCTGCCGTGGACGGTATCGAGCGCATCCGCTACACCACCTCGCACCCGCTGGAGTTCTCCGACAGCCTGATCCAGGCCCACGCCGAAGTGCCGGAACTGGTCAAGCACCTGCATTTGCCAGTGCAATCGGGTTCGGACCGTATCCTGTCGGCGATGAAGCGCAACCACACGGCCCTGGAATACAAATCCAAACTGCGCAAATTGCGCGCGGCGGTGCCGGGCATTTGTATCAGCTCGGACTTTATCGTCGGCTTCCCCGGCGAGACCGAGAAAGACTTCGAGCAGACCATGAAGCTGATCGAAGACGTCGGCTTCGACTTCTCGTACTCATTCGTC
This window harbors:
- the miaB gene encoding tRNA (N6-isopentenyl adenosine(37)-C2)-methylthiotransferase MiaB — encoded protein: MAKKLYIETHGCQMNEYDSSRMVDLLGEHQALEVTARAEDADVILLNTCSIRERAQDRVYSQLGRWRELKLANPDMVIAVGGCVASQEGAAIRDRAPYVDVVFGPQTLHRLPEMIDAARFTKLPQVDVSFPEIEKFDHLPEPRIDGPSAYVSVMEGCSKYCTFCVVPYTRGEEVSRPFDDVLSEIIHLAENGVREVTLLGQNVNGYRGLTEDGRLADLAELIRVVAAVDGIERIRYTTSHPLEFSDSLIQAHAEVPELVKHLHLPVQSGSDRILSAMKRNHTALEYKSKLRKLRAAVPGICISSDFIVGFPGETEKDFEQTMKLIEDVGFDFSYSFVYSQRPGTPAADLADETPEALKKERLNALQHRLNQQGFEISRQMVGSTQRILVTDYSKKDPGELQGRTENNRIVNFRCDNPTLIGQFADVHIDAAQPHSLRGSLIP